A single genomic interval of Terriglobales bacterium harbors:
- a CDS encoding Crp/Fnr family transcriptional regulator, whose product MSHTLHADRAFAGAYGAAGSADPWRDLNGTRQVRRYPEGAILFEEGHVADGALLVRSGRVKLSVSSPRGKTLLLEVAGPGEMLGLSAVLSGRPHEVSARALSPVEAAFFPRQEFLDYLEGHPEACLQVVGLLTTDLDAAYDRVRNLHRR is encoded by the coding sequence ATGTCACACACCCTGCATGCCGACCGCGCTTTCGCTGGCGCCTACGGAGCCGCTGGCTCCGCCGACCCTTGGCGCGACCTGAATGGGACCCGGCAGGTGCGCCGCTACCCCGAAGGCGCCATTCTGTTCGAGGAAGGCCACGTGGCCGACGGCGCCCTGCTGGTGCGCTCCGGGCGAGTGAAGCTCTCCGTTTCTTCGCCCCGGGGCAAGACGCTCCTGCTGGAAGTCGCCGGACCGGGGGAAATGCTGGGCCTGAGCGCCGTACTCTCCGGCCGCCCCCATGAGGTCAGCGCCCGCGCGCTGTCGCCGGTGGAGGCCGCATTCTTCCCGCGCCAGGAGTTTCTCGACTACTTGGAAGGCCACCCTGAGGCCTGCCTGCAGGTGGTCGGCCTCCTTACTACCGACCTCGACGC